One stretch of Nocardia mangyaensis DNA includes these proteins:
- a CDS encoding flavin-containing monooxygenase, producing MYQPRTAVIGAGISGLTAGKMLNDYGVPYTCFESSDRVGGNWAFGNPNGHSSAYRSLHIDTSKHQLSFRDFPVPEHYPDFPHHTQIKRYLDDYSAAFGLTEHIEFENGIEHARRLPGGGWELTSQRTGTRYFDLLVVANGHHWDPRYPDFPGEFAGTALHAHDYIDLRTPMDFSNQRILVVGLGNSAADIAVELSSKALGNTLSLSTRSGAWIVPKYIAGRPADKYFRTSPHIPYSWQRKIAQWGQPLISGRPESYGLPTPNHNFFEAHPTQSVELPLRLGSGDVIPKPDIARFDGHTVHFTDGTCDDFDTVIYATGYNITFPFFDPDFLSAPGNRIDLYKRMFVPGIDDLVFAGFAQSTPTLFPFVESQARLVGAYAVGRYRLPEPERMREVIVADQQRYTGHMLDRPRHTQQVDYFLYEHDMRTRELPAGAQRARVLGPPPWAQVADTDTTTVGAPR from the coding sequence ATGTATCAACCGCGGACGGCGGTCATCGGCGCCGGTATCAGCGGCCTCACCGCGGGAAAGATGCTCAACGACTACGGCGTTCCCTATACCTGCTTCGAGTCCTCGGACAGGGTGGGCGGCAATTGGGCATTCGGCAATCCGAACGGGCACAGCAGCGCCTACCGGTCGCTGCACATCGACACCTCCAAACACCAGCTGTCGTTCCGGGATTTCCCTGTGCCCGAGCACTATCCGGACTTCCCACACCACACACAGATCAAGCGGTACCTCGACGACTACAGCGCCGCTTTCGGGCTGACCGAGCACATCGAGTTCGAGAACGGCATCGAACACGCGCGCCGTCTGCCCGGCGGTGGCTGGGAGCTGACATCCCAGCGCACCGGGACGCGCTACTTCGATCTGCTCGTCGTCGCGAACGGACACCACTGGGACCCGCGCTACCCCGACTTTCCCGGCGAGTTCGCCGGAACCGCACTGCACGCGCACGACTACATCGACCTGCGCACACCGATGGACTTCTCGAATCAGCGGATTCTCGTCGTCGGTCTCGGCAACAGCGCAGCCGATATCGCCGTGGAACTGTCGTCGAAAGCGCTGGGCAACACCCTGAGTCTGTCGACTCGTTCCGGCGCGTGGATCGTGCCCAAGTACATAGCGGGCCGACCGGCGGACAAGTACTTCCGGACCAGCCCGCACATCCCGTACTCGTGGCAGCGCAAGATCGCGCAGTGGGGCCAGCCGCTCATCTCGGGACGCCCGGAGAGCTACGGCCTGCCGACGCCCAATCACAACTTCTTCGAGGCACATCCGACCCAATCGGTCGAACTCCCGCTACGGCTGGGATCCGGTGACGTGATCCCGAAGCCCGATATCGCGCGGTTCGACGGGCACACAGTGCATTTCACCGACGGCACCTGCGACGATTTCGACACTGTCATCTATGCCACCGGCTACAACATCACCTTCCCGTTCTTCGATCCGGACTTCCTCAGCGCACCCGGCAATCGCATCGATCTGTACAAGCGGATGTTCGTGCCGGGTATCGACGACCTGGTCTTCGCCGGATTCGCGCAGTCGACGCCCACCCTGTTCCCCTTCGTGGAATCCCAGGCGCGGCTGGTCGGGGCGTACGCGGTCGGACGGTACCGACTGCCCGAGCCGGAGCGGATGCGCGAGGTGATCGTTGCTGATCAGCAGCGCTACACCGGGCACATGCTCGACCGTCCCCGCCACACCCAGCAAGTCGACTATTTCCTCTACGAACACGATATGCGGACACGAGAACTACCGGCGGGAGCGCAACGGGCCCGGGTCCTTGGACCGCCGCCGTGGGCCCAGGTGGCTGATACCGACACCACGACCGTCGGAGCCCCCCGATGA
- a CDS encoding alpha/beta hydrolase codes for MTDAYRQISFPSQGTTCDAWFFPPTSDGALIGPTGSPVVVMAHGFGGTKDSGLAPFARHLADSGLAVLAFDYRGFGASDGQPRQRVSMAAQVKDYHAAIAAAIAQPGVDPARTVLWGVSQSAGHVLSVAADRTDIRAVIAMAPMIDGISAGRNALNQVGVGAVTRSAMTGVRSAVAGRLGGKPIMMPLVGRPGERAALTAEGYFESYTALAGPTWRNEVDAAVGLELGGYRADRHADRITAAVLVQIADFDRAAPPHAAAKAAFKARAEVRHYPCDHFDLFAGNQWFESAVAHQVAFLRRHLLDAAHSQVRTTEGAA; via the coding sequence ATGACCGACGCCTACCGGCAGATCTCCTTTCCCTCCCAGGGAACCACCTGCGATGCCTGGTTCTTTCCACCGACATCGGATGGTGCTCTCATCGGGCCGACGGGCTCGCCCGTCGTGGTCATGGCGCACGGATTCGGCGGCACCAAGGATTCCGGTCTCGCTCCGTTCGCGCGGCACCTCGCCGACTCCGGCCTGGCCGTTCTCGCCTTCGACTACCGCGGCTTCGGCGCCTCCGACGGTCAACCGCGCCAACGGGTCTCGATGGCCGCTCAGGTCAAGGACTATCACGCCGCGATCGCCGCGGCGATCGCACAGCCCGGGGTCGATCCGGCGCGAACAGTGTTGTGGGGCGTCTCCCAGTCCGCGGGGCACGTGTTGAGTGTGGCCGCCGACCGGACCGACATCCGCGCGGTGATCGCGATGGCACCCATGATCGATGGCATTTCAGCGGGTCGCAATGCCCTGAACCAGGTGGGCGTCGGCGCGGTCACCCGTTCCGCGATGACCGGTGTGCGCAGCGCGGTGGCGGGGCGCTTGGGCGGCAAGCCGATCATGATGCCGCTGGTCGGCAGACCCGGCGAGCGGGCGGCGTTGACCGCCGAGGGCTACTTCGAGTCCTATACCGCGTTGGCGGGGCCGACCTGGCGCAACGAAGTCGACGCCGCCGTAGGGCTCGAGCTCGGCGGCTATCGGGCCGATCGGCATGCGGACCGCATCACCGCCGCGGTCCTCGTGCAGATCGCCGATTTCGACCGCGCCGCGCCCCCACACGCCGCGGCCAAGGCGGCGTTCAAGGCCCGCGCCGAGGTCAGGCACTACCCGTGTGACCATTTCGACCTCTTCGCGGGCAACCAGTGGTTCGAGAGCGCCGTCGCCCACCAGGTAGCCTTCCTACGACGACATCTGCTCGACGCAGCACACAGCCAGGTTCGGACGACGGAGGGGGCTGCATGA
- a CDS encoding TetR/AcrR family transcriptional regulator, with product MTQAATATVVDRLLHAAQKLLAANGIRATTVSEVAEEAGVSRAWLYRHFPDKTTLLGAALVRLTDAFWTDARRELDTIDDFAEQLAAGVRIGRGAYDDPGALLIRLRAEEPEEFALCTGAGVSGLIPDLASFWRPYVEAAAARGEIHPDHDLAEVSEWVARVLISLGTIHGDTIDPDDRAAVLSHVRRFILPGLTADPGAS from the coding sequence GTGACCCAAGCTGCGACGGCGACGGTCGTGGACCGGTTACTCCACGCCGCGCAAAAGTTGTTGGCGGCCAACGGAATCCGGGCCACGACAGTCAGCGAGGTCGCCGAGGAGGCAGGAGTCTCACGCGCCTGGCTCTACCGGCACTTCCCCGACAAGACGACCCTGCTCGGTGCCGCGCTCGTCCGGCTGACCGACGCTTTCTGGACCGACGCACGCCGCGAGCTGGATACGATCGACGACTTCGCCGAACAACTCGCGGCGGGGGTTCGCATTGGCAGGGGCGCCTACGACGATCCCGGCGCACTGCTCATTCGGCTACGGGCCGAGGAGCCCGAGGAATTCGCCTTGTGCACCGGCGCGGGCGTCTCCGGCCTGATCCCCGACCTGGCGTCCTTCTGGCGCCCCTACGTCGAGGCCGCGGCAGCGCGCGGCGAGATTCACCCCGATCACGACCTCGCTGAGGTCTCCGAGTGGGTGGCGCGTGTACTGATCAGCCTGGGCACGATCCACGGTGACACCATCGACCCCGACGACAGGGCCGCGGTGCTGAGTCACGTGCGTCGCTTCATCCTTCCTGGCCTGACGGCGGATCCTGGCGCTTCCTGA
- a CDS encoding pyridoxal phosphate-dependent decarboxylase family protein: MIVDHYSHIDSGPVASRKTALDSADLLQQELPESGDTDSSALLEKLGDLLRTGNAHPDHPRFLAFVPSPSNYISVLAAALAAGFVVPSGPRAAPVGNAIETTTLNWLIEMLDLPATTGGLFVSGGSEANLTALTVARDCTVGRVVESGCAYFSDQTHFSVNRALRVLGTKPGQIRCLPSNGSQRLDPEILARRIGQDRRAGLHPFVVIANAGTTSTGAVDPLAELAEVCRAEQAWLHVDGAYGAAAAVTSRGRQALSGLNLADSLTVDPHKWLFQPPELGCVLLREPCKLEEVFGIRIPSYLAEEVPSTVQGTDYMHRGIKQTREFRALKLWLSLKVFGADAFRSAVAAGMQMAEDVGRFIDRRPGLEVVTPPELAVLTFRCTTAGSSSRQPLVAGRIVDQVCTELRDDGFALVAPTTVDQQRVFRLCTINPRISRIELEATILKLQELWCYHTKIRATGPEIQ, translated from the coding sequence TGGATTCGGCAGATTTGCTACAGCAGGAACTGCCTGAATCCGGCGATACAGATTCCTCGGCGTTGCTGGAGAAACTTGGCGATCTGCTGCGTACCGGCAACGCTCATCCTGACCATCCGAGGTTTCTCGCTTTTGTCCCCAGTCCGAGCAACTATATTTCGGTGCTCGCGGCAGCTTTGGCGGCAGGGTTTGTGGTCCCGTCGGGCCCGAGGGCTGCGCCAGTCGGTAACGCGATCGAAACGACAACGCTGAACTGGCTGATTGAGATGCTGGATTTGCCGGCGACCACCGGTGGTCTTTTCGTCTCGGGAGGATCGGAGGCCAATCTGACTGCTCTGACGGTGGCTCGGGACTGCACTGTGGGTAGAGTTGTGGAGAGCGGATGCGCGTACTTCTCTGACCAGACTCACTTCTCAGTCAATCGAGCATTGCGTGTACTCGGAACCAAACCAGGCCAGATTCGGTGCCTGCCAAGCAACGGTTCCCAGCGGCTGGATCCGGAGATCCTGGCCCGTCGCATCGGCCAAGACCGTCGCGCGGGCCTACACCCTTTCGTTGTGATCGCGAACGCGGGTACGACGAGCACGGGTGCGGTGGACCCCCTTGCCGAACTCGCCGAGGTCTGCCGGGCCGAGCAGGCATGGTTGCACGTCGACGGGGCGTACGGTGCCGCGGCGGCGGTAACGAGTCGAGGCCGCCAGGCGCTATCCGGCTTGAACCTGGCTGATTCATTGACGGTGGATCCGCACAAATGGCTGTTCCAACCACCAGAGCTGGGCTGCGTTCTCCTACGCGAGCCCTGCAAACTGGAAGAGGTCTTCGGGATCAGGATTCCGTCATATCTGGCAGAAGAGGTGCCTTCCACAGTTCAAGGCACCGACTATATGCATCGCGGCATCAAACAAACACGGGAGTTTCGAGCACTGAAGCTCTGGCTTTCACTGAAGGTATTCGGAGCCGATGCATTCCGCTCAGCAGTCGCTGCGGGGATGCAGATGGCCGAGGACGTGGGAAGATTCATCGATAGGCGCCCCGGGCTGGAAGTAGTGACTCCGCCTGAGCTTGCGGTTCTCACTTTTCGTTGCACCACCGCAGGTTCATCGTCAAGACAACCCTTGGTCGCAGGCCGAATCGTAGACCAAGTGTGCACTGAGCTACGAGATGACGGATTCGCCTTGGTCGCTCCCACCACGGTCGACCAGCAACGCGTCTTTCGATTGTGCACCATAAACCCGAGAATCAGCCGCATCGAACTGGAAGCGACCATCCTCAAATTGCAGGAATTGTGGTGCTATCACACGAAAATTCGAGCCACAGGTCCCGAAATCCAGTGA
- a CDS encoding cytochrome P450 translates to MMIGARKDIDDILADLSSQDGRGRRSSSYEILRGHGSATYTSEGELIVTSYRLASKLLLDHRMTQISEPSKYPDWREHRSLRLIHGNMLTANPPEHTRLRAAVAKVFAPRNITAFESEIERITEELIETIVTNSASINVADDFALPLSITVIGNLLGIPASDRLELRSHVITLAGIFNIAGQRDDAALASADRSAEALSDYLTRLVMKRRAEPRDDLISELVAAHASVDLSMAEIVSMVLLLYSNGFETTANTLAEGIMALLNHPDQADLIRFNPDLTRNAVDEVIRLHPPVEAVSRVAAGAIQTDVGQLPAGQRVLVLLEAVNRDPHVFADPDQFDITRTGPRSLSFGGGIHYCLGSHLAKLEAKVAFPALLRELDAVRR, encoded by the coding sequence ATGATGATCGGAGCCCGAAAGGATATCGACGATATTCTCGCTGACTTGTCGTCGCAGGATGGCCGAGGCCGTCGAAGTTCGAGCTACGAAATTTTGCGCGGCCACGGGTCCGCGACTTATACGTCCGAGGGTGAACTGATCGTCACGTCGTACCGACTGGCATCAAAACTCCTTCTTGACCACCGCATGACCCAGATATCCGAGCCATCGAAATACCCAGATTGGCGTGAGCATCGAAGCTTGCGCCTCATCCACGGAAACATGCTGACAGCGAACCCGCCGGAACATACGAGGCTGCGCGCAGCTGTAGCGAAAGTATTCGCGCCCCGGAATATCACTGCTTTCGAATCAGAGATTGAACGAATTACGGAAGAGCTGATCGAAACTATCGTGACAAATTCCGCGTCGATCAACGTCGCCGATGATTTCGCACTGCCACTTTCGATCACTGTTATCGGGAATTTGCTCGGCATTCCCGCGTCTGACCGGCTCGAACTGCGCTCCCATGTCATCACCCTGGCCGGCATCTTCAATATCGCTGGTCAGCGAGACGACGCAGCTCTGGCCAGCGCCGACCGGTCTGCAGAAGCCCTGTCCGACTACCTGACCAGATTGGTTATGAAACGGCGAGCCGAACCACGCGATGACCTCATCTCAGAACTCGTGGCGGCCCACGCCAGCGTGGATTTGTCTATGGCGGAGATTGTCTCGATGGTGCTGCTGCTCTACTCAAATGGATTCGAGACCACCGCCAACACGCTGGCCGAGGGAATAATGGCACTGCTCAACCACCCCGACCAGGCCGACCTGATCCGTTTCAATCCGGACCTGACCCGGAACGCAGTCGACGAGGTGATTCGCCTTCATCCACCGGTAGAGGCTGTCAGTCGCGTTGCCGCGGGTGCGATACAAACTGACGTCGGACAGTTGCCAGCCGGTCAACGAGTGTTGGTGCTGCTCGAGGCGGTAAACCGAGACCCGCATGTGTTCGCTGATCCCGACCAGTTCGACATCACCCGCACGGGTCCCCGATCGCTCTCGTTCGGCGGCGGCATTCACTACTGTCTCGGTTCTCACCTTGCCAAACTGGAGGCGAAGGTAGCCTTTCCGGCGCTGTTGCGCGAACTCGATGCAGTCAGGCGGTAA